One window from the genome of Pantoea cypripedii encodes:
- the cmk gene encoding (d)CMP kinase — protein MTAIASVITIDGPSGAGKGTLCKAMAESLQWHLLDSGAIYRVLALAALHHQVDIESEEALVPMAAHLDVRFLSVEGEMQVILEGEDVTGEIRTQEVSNTASRVAAFPRVREALLRRQRAFREEPGLIADGRDMGTVVFPDAPVKIFLDASSEERAHRRMLQLQEKGFSVNFDRLLAEIKERDDRDRNRAIAPLVPANDALVLDSTSMSIEQVIEKALDYARQKLGI, from the coding sequence ATGACGGCAATCGCCTCGGTTATTACCATCGATGGGCCAAGCGGTGCAGGGAAGGGGACCTTGTGCAAAGCGATGGCAGAGTCGTTGCAGTGGCACTTGCTGGATTCTGGCGCTATTTACCGCGTACTGGCATTGGCGGCACTCCACCACCAGGTGGATATCGAGTCCGAAGAAGCGCTGGTACCGATGGCAGCGCATCTCGATGTGCGCTTTCTCTCCGTTGAAGGTGAGATGCAGGTGATCCTTGAAGGGGAAGATGTCACCGGCGAAATCCGCACTCAGGAAGTAAGCAACACCGCATCGCGTGTGGCTGCTTTTCCGCGTGTTCGTGAGGCCCTGTTGCGTCGCCAGCGGGCGTTCCGTGAGGAACCGGGATTAATTGCTGATGGTCGCGATATGGGAACGGTCGTCTTCCCGGATGCACCAGTAAAAATCTTTCTTGATGCCAGTTCCGAAGAGCGTGCTCACCGCCGTATGCTACAGTTGCAGGAGAAGGGCTTTAGTGTTAACTTTGATCGCCTTTTAGCCGAGATAAAAGAACGCGACGACCGCGATCGTAACCGCGCCATCGCGCCTTTAGTGCCTGCAAATGATGCTCTGGTGCTGGATTCAACCAGTATGTCCATCGAGCAAGTGATTGAAAAGGCACTTGATTATGCCCGACAGAAGCTGGGCATTTAA
- the rpsA gene encoding 30S ribosomal protein S1, translating into MTESFAQLFEESLKEIETRPGSIVRGVVVSIDKDVVLVDAGLKSESAIPAEQFKNAAGELEIQVGDEVDVALDAVEDGFGETLLSREKAKRHEAWITLEKAYEDAETVTGVINGKVKGGFTVELNGIRAFLPGSLVDVRPVRDTLHLEGKELEFKVIKLDQKRNNVVVSRRAVIESENSAERDQLLENLQEGMEVKGIVKNLTDYGAFVDLGGVDGLLHITDMAWKRVKHPSEIVNVGDEITVKVLKFDRERTRVSLGLKQLGEDPWVAIAKRYPEGTKLTGRVTNLTDYGCFVEIEEGVEGLVHVSEMDWTNKNIHPSKVVNVGDVVEVMVLDIDEERRRISLGLKQCKSNPWQQFAETHNKGDRVEGKIKSITDFGIFIGLDGGIDGLVHLSDISWNATGEEAVREYKKGDEIAAVVLQVDAERERISLGVKQLAEDPFNNYITLNKKGAIVTGKVTAVDAKGATVELADGVEGYLRASEASLDRIEDATLVLSVGDDVEAKFTGVDRKNRVVSLSVRAKDQADEKEAINTVNTKQEEGNFSNAMAEAFKAAKGE; encoded by the coding sequence ATGACTGAATCTTTTGCTCAACTCTTTGAAGAGTCCCTGAAAGAAATCGAAACCCGTCCGGGTTCCATCGTTCGTGGCGTCGTTGTTTCTATCGACAAAGACGTAGTTCTGGTTGATGCGGGTCTGAAATCTGAGTCTGCAATCCCTGCAGAACAGTTCAAGAACGCAGCTGGCGAACTGGAAATCCAGGTGGGCGACGAAGTTGACGTTGCTCTGGACGCAGTAGAAGACGGCTTCGGTGAAACCCTGCTGTCCCGTGAAAAAGCTAAACGTCATGAAGCTTGGATCACGCTGGAAAAAGCTTACGAAGACGCTGAAACTGTTACCGGTGTTATCAACGGCAAAGTTAAAGGTGGCTTCACTGTTGAGCTGAATGGTATTCGTGCGTTCCTGCCAGGTTCACTGGTAGACGTGCGTCCGGTTCGCGACACCCTGCACCTGGAAGGCAAAGAGCTTGAATTCAAAGTAATCAAGCTTGATCAGAAACGTAATAACGTCGTGGTTTCTCGCCGCGCAGTTATCGAGTCTGAAAACAGCGCTGAACGTGATCAGCTGCTGGAAAACCTGCAGGAAGGCATGGAAGTCAAAGGTATCGTTAAGAACCTCACTGACTACGGCGCATTCGTGGACCTGGGCGGCGTTGACGGCCTGCTGCACATCACTGACATGGCCTGGAAACGCGTTAAGCATCCGAGCGAAATCGTCAACGTGGGCGACGAAATCACTGTTAAAGTGCTGAAGTTCGACCGCGAGCGTACCCGTGTATCTCTGGGCCTGAAACAGCTGGGCGAAGATCCGTGGGTAGCTATCGCTAAGCGCTATCCGGAAGGCACCAAGCTGACCGGTCGTGTAACCAACCTGACTGATTACGGCTGCTTCGTAGAAATCGAAGAAGGTGTTGAGGGTCTGGTACACGTATCTGAAATGGACTGGACCAACAAAAACATCCACCCGTCTAAAGTTGTTAACGTGGGCGACGTGGTTGAAGTTATGGTTCTGGACATCGACGAAGAGCGTCGTCGTATCTCCCTGGGTCTGAAGCAGTGCAAATCTAACCCATGGCAGCAGTTCGCTGAGACCCACAACAAGGGTGACCGCGTTGAAGGTAAAATCAAGTCAATCACTGACTTCGGTATCTTCATCGGCCTGGACGGCGGCATCGACGGTCTGGTTCACCTGTCTGACATCTCCTGGAACGCGACTGGCGAAGAAGCCGTTCGTGAGTACAAAAAAGGCGACGAAATCGCTGCCGTTGTACTGCAGGTTGATGCAGAGCGTGAGCGCATCTCTTTGGGCGTGAAACAGTTGGCTGAAGATCCGTTCAACAACTACATCACCCTGAACAAGAAAGGCGCTATCGTGACTGGTAAAGTCACTGCAGTTGACGCGAAAGGTGCTACAGTAGAATTAGCTGATGGCGTAGAAGGTTACCTGCGCGCTTCTGAAGCTTCACTGGACCGTATCGAAGACGCAACTCTGGTTCTGAGTGTTGGTGACGACGTTGAAGCTAAATTCACTGGCGTTGACCGTAAGAACCGCGTTGTAAGTCTGTCTGTGCGTGCGAAAGACCAGGCTGATGAGAAAGAAGCTATCAACACTGTTAACACCAAACAGGAAGAAGGCAACTTCTCTAACGCTATGGCTGAAGCGTTCAAAGCGGCTAAAGGCGAGTAA
- the ihfB gene encoding integration host factor subunit beta, which translates to MTKSELIERLAGQHTHIPAKVVEDAVKEMLEHMATTLAQGERIEIRGFGSFSLHYRAPRTGRNPKTGDKVDLEGKYVPHFKPGKELRDRANIYG; encoded by the coding sequence ATGACCAAGTCAGAACTGATTGAAAGACTTGCTGGCCAGCATACTCATATTCCGGCGAAAGTCGTTGAGGATGCGGTCAAAGAGATGCTCGAGCATATGGCCACAACGTTGGCACAAGGCGAGCGCATTGAAATCCGGGGATTCGGCAGCTTTTCTTTGCACTACCGCGCACCGCGCACCGGACGTAACCCGAAAACGGGTGACAAAGTGGATCTGGAAGGTAAATACGTTCCCCACTTCAAGCCGGGTAAAGAATTGCGTGACCGTGCGAACATTTACGGTTAA
- a CDS encoding DNA internalization-related competence protein ComEC/Rec2: MPTTWTVLAGLMILAVLPLGFLSQLPGNGTLAMIAAAALLLRLQPLTSLRVLAPALLLMLWALSEARQITASIELLAKAPVNAIVRVSDVREDNKQLKIQLLQIDGRYQFPPLFATLNDNGEGEPFCAGQRWQMQLRLRPVHARLNEGEFDLQRFALAQHTPLQGTIINRQAINKACSWRARLIHYHLPAFTQMASPAIVQALAFGMRDAMTQEQRRLLRETGTAHLMAISGMHIALAASVGWLLARILQGVFPARHINYLFPLIASWFTAAIYCWVSGGHPPAQRAMLALTLWMLIRIAGWQLTGWQVWTLCVGLLLFVDPLTVLSESFWLSALAVAILLIWYQWFALPERFRTRRRWILLQLLHLQLGMMLLMAPLQIFLFQGISISALLANLLAVPVISFISVPLILLAMLVPVASLSGGLWWLADQSVHKVMQGLAWLPPGWLAYGDALPALGLLWGGIFAWRSGILYRAPVQCCSIAVALLIWRSNTPRDEWQIDMIDVGHGLAVVITQGDEAVLYDTGPRWNQGDAGNRVILPWLQHKNRTLRAVMLSHKHLDHRGGLGSIVAAIPDIPVRSALPEPQHLPCYQGEEWHWGRLRFSVLWPPRGATQGENNDSCVIRVDDGKVSLLLTGDIELEAERKLVTQQKKVLASTILQVPHHGSRTSSSALLLRNVAGKVAIASVARYNAWRMPAKTVVDAYRQNGYHWYDTAQSGQINIAINAGHWQIKGLREQIMPRWYHQWFGVKRESR; encoded by the coding sequence ATGCCAACCACATGGACCGTGCTGGCAGGATTAATGATCCTTGCTGTGTTGCCTTTAGGTTTTCTGTCACAGTTGCCAGGTAATGGCACCCTGGCGATGATTGCCGCCGCCGCACTGCTGCTAAGGTTGCAGCCGCTCACTTCATTGCGCGTTCTCGCACCTGCTTTGCTACTGATGCTGTGGGCTTTGTCCGAAGCCCGGCAGATAACAGCCAGTATTGAGCTTTTGGCAAAGGCTCCGGTGAACGCGATTGTGCGGGTTAGCGATGTGCGTGAAGACAATAAGCAACTGAAGATCCAACTGCTGCAAATTGATGGGCGCTATCAGTTTCCTCCCTTATTCGCCACGCTTAACGACAATGGCGAAGGAGAGCCATTCTGCGCCGGACAACGCTGGCAGATGCAGCTTCGGTTACGTCCTGTTCATGCCCGGCTCAATGAGGGCGAGTTTGATTTACAACGTTTTGCGTTAGCACAACACACCCCTTTGCAGGGAACCATCATTAACCGCCAGGCGATAAATAAGGCATGTAGCTGGCGTGCGCGTCTGATTCATTATCACCTTCCCGCGTTCACTCAGATGGCATCACCAGCGATTGTTCAGGCGCTGGCATTTGGCATGCGTGATGCGATGACACAAGAACAGCGGCGATTGTTACGCGAGACGGGAACTGCGCACCTGATGGCCATTTCAGGTATGCATATCGCACTGGCGGCCAGTGTCGGTTGGTTACTTGCAAGAATATTGCAGGGGGTATTTCCCGCCAGGCACATTAATTATCTGTTTCCTCTGATAGCGAGTTGGTTTACAGCGGCAATTTACTGTTGGGTTTCTGGCGGCCATCCACCTGCGCAACGGGCGATGCTGGCTCTGACACTTTGGATGTTGATACGAATTGCAGGCTGGCAGTTAACTGGCTGGCAGGTATGGACATTATGCGTTGGGCTGTTGCTCTTTGTAGATCCTCTTACCGTCTTATCAGAAAGTTTTTGGCTTTCAGCCCTGGCGGTGGCGATATTGCTCATCTGGTATCAATGGTTTGCGTTGCCGGAGCGTTTTCGTACCCGACGCCGCTGGATATTATTACAACTGTTGCATCTGCAGTTGGGCATGATGCTGCTGATGGCACCACTGCAAATCTTTCTGTTTCAGGGCATCAGTATCAGCGCATTGCTGGCAAATCTGCTGGCGGTGCCCGTCATCTCTTTTATCTCCGTGCCGCTAATATTACTGGCGATGCTGGTACCTGTTGCATCCTTGTCTGGTGGCTTATGGTGGCTGGCTGACCAGTCGGTTCATAAGGTGATGCAGGGGCTGGCGTGGCTTCCTCCCGGCTGGCTGGCATATGGTGATGCCTTACCCGCACTGGGGCTACTGTGGGGCGGGATCTTTGCCTGGCGCAGCGGGATTCTTTATCGCGCCCCTGTACAGTGTTGCAGCATCGCGGTTGCTCTATTGATCTGGCGTAGCAATACACCGCGTGATGAGTGGCAAATTGACATGATCGATGTGGGTCATGGGTTGGCAGTGGTTATCACCCAGGGAGATGAAGCGGTGCTGTATGACACCGGGCCACGCTGGAACCAGGGAGATGCCGGTAATCGCGTCATACTGCCCTGGCTGCAGCACAAAAACAGAACGCTCCGCGCGGTGATGTTGAGCCACAAACATTTGGATCATCGTGGCGGTCTTGGCTCTATCGTTGCAGCTATACCAGACATACCGGTACGCAGCGCGCTGCCGGAGCCTCAGCATCTGCCCTGCTATCAGGGCGAGGAGTGGCACTGGGGTCGGCTACGCTTTAGCGTATTATGGCCACCCCGGGGAGCGACACAGGGGGAAAATAATGACTCCTGCGTCATACGTGTTGATGATGGCAAAGTCAGCCTGTTGTTAACCGGCGATATTGAGCTGGAAGCGGAAAGAAAATTGGTTACGCAGCAAAAAAAGGTGCTGGCCTCGACAATCCTGCAGGTGCCCCATCATGGCAGCCGGACCTCCTCCAGTGCATTGCTGTTACGCAATGTTGCCGGTAAGGTGGCGATCGCCTCGGTAGCGCGCTATAACGCCTGGCGTATGCCAGCAAAAACGGTCGTCGATGCTTATCGGCAAAATGGGTATCACTGGTATGACACTGCGCAATCAGGGCAAATTAACATCGCGATTAATGCAGGCCATTGGCAGATTAAGGGGTTAAGAGAGCAAATAATGCCCCGCTGGTATCATCAGTGGTTTGGCGTCAAACGTGAATCCAGGTAG
- the msbA gene encoding lipid A ABC transporter ATP-binding protein/permease MsbA, with product MHQDKDLSTWQTFRRLWPMIAPHKAGLFVSAVALILNAAGDTLMLSLLKPLLDDGFGKADKSVLLWMPLAVIGLMLVRGVTSYISSYCISWVSGNVVMNMRRRLFSHMMGMPVAFFDQQSTGTLLSRITYDSEQVASSSSSALVTVVREGASIIGLFIMMFYYSWQLSLILILLAPIVSFAIRNVSKRFRNISKTMQNTMGQVTTSAEQMLKGHKEVLIFGGQEVESERFARVSNKMRQQGMKLVSASSISDPVIQLIASLALAFVLYAASFPSVMATLTAGTITVVFSSMIALMRPLKSLTNVNAQFQRGMAACQTLFSILDSEQESDNGKRELARAKGDVEFRNVTFTYPGRDIPALRDINLSLPAGKTVALVGRSGSGKSTMASLLTRFYDIQQGEILLDGYDLREYTLSTLRNQVALVSQNVHLFNDTIANNIAYARNEQYSREEIERAATMAHAMDFIKKMDNGLDTVIGENGVLLSGGQRQRIAIARALLRDCPILILDEATSALDTESERAIQSALDELQKNRTSLVIAHRLSTIEKADEIVVVEDGRIVERGTHEVLLASRGAYFQLHKLQFGQ from the coding sequence ATGCATCAAGACAAAGATCTCTCAACGTGGCAGACATTTCGCCGACTCTGGCCGATGATTGCGCCCCACAAAGCTGGCTTATTCGTGTCTGCTGTGGCGCTGATACTCAATGCGGCAGGCGATACGTTAATGCTCTCCCTGTTGAAACCTTTACTGGATGATGGTTTCGGTAAAGCTGACAAATCCGTACTGTTGTGGATGCCGCTGGCTGTTATTGGCTTAATGCTCGTTCGTGGCGTGACCAGCTATATTTCAAGTTATTGTATTTCATGGGTTTCTGGCAATGTGGTGATGAATATGCGCCGCCGCCTGTTTAGCCATATGATGGGGATGCCGGTTGCCTTCTTCGACCAGCAATCTACCGGTACGCTGTTGTCCCGTATTACCTATGATTCTGAGCAGGTCGCTTCCTCATCATCCAGTGCGTTGGTCACGGTGGTGCGTGAAGGGGCGTCAATCATTGGCCTGTTCATTATGATGTTCTACTACAGCTGGCAGCTGTCTTTGATCCTCATTCTGCTGGCACCGATTGTGTCATTCGCGATTCGTAACGTCTCAAAACGCTTCCGTAATATCAGCAAAACCATGCAGAACACCATGGGGCAGGTGACCACCAGTGCAGAACAGATGCTCAAAGGGCATAAGGAAGTCCTGATTTTTGGTGGCCAGGAAGTGGAGTCGGAGCGTTTCGCACGTGTCAGCAATAAGATGCGTCAGCAGGGTATGAAGCTGGTGTCTGCTTCGTCTATTTCTGACCCGGTTATTCAGCTGATCGCTTCACTGGCTCTGGCATTCGTGCTGTATGCCGCCAGCTTCCCGAGCGTCATGGCGACATTAACCGCCGGTACCATCACCGTGGTGTTCTCCTCGATGATCGCGCTGATGCGTCCGCTGAAATCCCTGACCAACGTTAACGCGCAGTTTCAGCGCGGTATGGCAGCCTGCCAGACGTTATTCAGCATTCTCGATAGTGAGCAGGAAAGCGATAATGGTAAGCGTGAACTGGCTCGTGCTAAGGGCGATGTCGAGTTTCGCAATGTCACCTTTACCTACCCAGGTCGTGATATTCCCGCTTTACGCGATATTAATCTGTCGCTGCCAGCAGGCAAAACGGTAGCGCTGGTTGGGCGCTCTGGTTCTGGTAAATCCACCATGGCAAGCCTGCTGACCCGTTTTTACGATATCCAGCAAGGTGAAATTCTGCTGGATGGTTACGATTTGCGTGAATACACCCTGAGTACATTACGCAATCAGGTGGCGCTGGTGTCGCAAAACGTGCATTTGTTTAATGACACTATTGCCAACAATATTGCTTACGCGCGCAATGAACAATACAGCCGTGAAGAGATTGAGCGTGCGGCGACGATGGCACATGCCATGGATTTCATTAAGAAAATGGATAACGGTCTCGATACGGTTATCGGCGAAAATGGGGTGCTGCTTTCCGGTGGTCAGCGTCAGCGTATCGCCATTGCCCGTGCCTTGTTGCGTGATTGTCCGATTCTGATCCTCGATGAAGCTACCTCGGCACTGGATACCGAGTCCGAACGCGCTATTCAATCTGCACTGGATGAATTGCAGAAAAACCGCACTTCACTGGTGATTGCGCACCGCCTTTCGACCATCGAAAAAGCCGATGAAATCGTTGTGGTTGAAGATGGCCGTATTGTTGAACGTGGTACGCACGAGGTGCTGCTGGCGTCGAGGGGTGCTTATTTCCAACTTCACAAACTCCAGTTTGGCCAATGA